Below is a genomic region from Sutterella megalosphaeroides.
TACAGGTGCGCGACTGGCTGAAGGCGGCCGAGGCGGCGGGTCGGGTCGTGAAGAAAATGCGCCCGGTCGGCTACCGACTGCAAGGCTGAGGGTCGAAGTCCCTCCGAAGCGCTTTCTCTCCGACCCCGCGGGGGCTCTCTATAATTTTCGGAATCCGCCCCGCTTGCGGCGCCCTCCCGAAAAGGAGAAGCGCGTTCGCAACCGGTCGCACACCGATGAGAGGAGGCCGCTTTTCGCGCGCGTCTTCCCGAAACGACTTCCGAACGAGGCACGCATGGCCGACAACGACGATGACGACGAAGTCCGACTGTCCGGACTTCCGCCCAACACCAAGAACTACATGACGCCCCCCTGCTACCGGAGGCTTCTGGACGAACGCGAACACCTCGTGAACGTCGAGCGTCCCGAGGTGGTGAACGTCGTTTCGTGGGCGGCGAGCAACGGCGACCGCAGCGAAAACGGCGACTACCTCTACGGCAAGCGCCGCTTGCGCGAGATCGACCGCCGCATCCGCTTTCTCAACAAGCGCATCGAAAATGCCGAGGTCGTCGACCCCGCGTCGCGTCCGCCCACGGACCAGATCTTTTTCGGCGCCACGGTGCTCTACGCCGACGAAAAGGGCGAGGAGCACAAGATCCGCATCGTCGGCATCGACGAAGCGGACGTCGCGCACGGCGACGTGAGTTGGGTGAGCCCCATCGCGCGCGTCTTCTTGAAGCGCTTCGAGGGCGACGAGGTGAAGCTCCCGACGCCCGCAACGAGTACGCACCCCGCGGGCGTTGAAACGCTCGAAATTCTCGAAGTGACCTACACGAACGAGCAGCCCCTGCCGTAAGCGCGGATCGGGACGGTTGGAGCCGCCCCCCGAAACAAAAGCGCCCCGAGGATCGCGATCCGCGGGGCGTTTCCT
It encodes:
- the greB gene encoding transcription elongation factor GreB, which encodes MADNDDDDEVRLSGLPPNTKNYMTPPCYRRLLDEREHLVNVERPEVVNVVSWAASNGDRSENGDYLYGKRRLREIDRRIRFLNKRIENAEVVDPASRPPTDQIFFGATVLYADEKGEEHKIRIVGIDEADVAHGDVSWVSPIARVFLKRFEGDEVKLPTPATSTHPAGVETLEILEVTYTNEQPLP